From one Halothece sp. PCC 7418 genomic stretch:
- a CDS encoding AAA family ATPase, with protein MIGCPSSGKSTLARQIQQENPQYQIISTDQIRAKLFGDETIQGNWSQVEAQVYAAIDQALQAGIPIIYDATNAKRVWRMGLLQKLRQYADVDWMGWYLKTPLETCLQWNQQRDRQVPESVIEQMSHGLKQFPPDDGEGFTALHTLKPDTPDSWLQQVNERISQLPKTKINRNNRNRPLTFHSYSRLLDFERLMYLIRLLIQYPGLGNLQTTAPEVIQEVFGQQQEFPDEIEEICAFLAKIADPLYANPQAVAQDLQWLEQNGLLGGKDIKQPLALSVYQDQNDPTHQYSDIEPFSRLINTIRLILHDPFIRESGSTTLKSFVARLHTEGLIKHQAEDKQISNLRKDIEKVLKPYEILPHFSMRRGYFTGTAILSFPDLVKVFRLLESQAKSLEDPESLEVYELFQERMQWSQLADTQSYPVRAIHNRNIVNLEKLSPSALARNMKKLEAAIAQGQLLELGRIAGSVRYQSGKDNYFFAYPLQLVFHNIGWYLGLERYDGENQGLLQFERVDRLFLGHTPYQKRPLAEQWSALKRLRKLYECSGGIYLGKDVKQQQCYLSRDTSQRKLAEVRVELWFNDAMFRFISEGTKRFPLKQMKMSKSFNADLNRSNKTLFILKKSNDPHFPHRYQVKLPCWCVDDYDFHRWILGFGGQVKVITPDSLKTIIQQKGTAIAQLYNQESNH; from the coding sequence TTGATTGGTTGCCCTAGTAGTGGCAAATCGACCCTTGCTCGTCAGATTCAGCAAGAAAACCCCCAATATCAGATCATTTCTACAGATCAGATTCGCGCCAAACTATTTGGCGATGAAACCATTCAGGGAAACTGGTCACAGGTAGAAGCTCAAGTCTATGCAGCCATTGATCAAGCACTGCAAGCAGGGATTCCGATTATTTATGATGCAACGAACGCCAAGCGGGTGTGGCGCATGGGATTACTGCAAAAACTTCGTCAATATGCTGATGTGGATTGGATGGGTTGGTATTTGAAAACGCCCTTGGAAACTTGCTTGCAGTGGAACCAACAGCGCGATCGTCAGGTTCCCGAATCTGTCATTGAGCAAATGAGCCACGGGTTAAAGCAGTTTCCTCCTGATGATGGGGAAGGATTTACGGCGCTGCATACTCTCAAGCCAGACACTCCCGATTCTTGGTTACAACAAGTCAATGAAAGAATTAGCCAACTCCCGAAAACCAAGATTAATCGTAATAACCGCAATCGTCCTTTAACCTTTCATTCCTATTCTCGCTTACTCGATTTCGAGCGTTTAATGTATTTAATCCGCTTATTGATTCAGTATCCTGGTTTAGGGAACTTACAGACAACCGCCCCTGAAGTCATTCAAGAAGTCTTTGGTCAGCAGCAAGAGTTTCCAGATGAAATTGAAGAAATTTGTGCCTTTTTAGCCAAAATTGCCGATCCTCTCTATGCGAATCCACAAGCTGTTGCTCAAGATTTACAATGGTTAGAACAAAATGGTTTATTGGGCGGAAAAGACATTAAGCAGCCGTTGGCTCTCTCTGTTTATCAAGATCAAAATGATCCCACTCATCAGTATTCTGATATCGAACCTTTTTCTCGCTTAATCAATACCATTCGTTTAATTCTTCATGACCCCTTCATTCGTGAATCGGGTTCAACGACATTAAAAAGTTTTGTGGCTCGTCTCCACACAGAAGGATTAATCAAACATCAAGCTGAAGACAAACAAATTTCCAATCTCCGCAAAGATATTGAAAAAGTGCTGAAACCCTACGAAATTTTGCCTCATTTTTCCATGAGACGGGGCTATTTCACGGGGACTGCAATTTTATCATTTCCCGATTTAGTGAAAGTATTTCGGTTATTAGAAAGCCAAGCCAAAAGTCTTGAAGATCCTGAATCATTAGAGGTTTATGAATTATTTCAAGAACGAATGCAATGGTCGCAATTAGCAGATACTCAATCTTATCCTGTGCGGGCGATTCATAATCGCAATATTGTTAATTTAGAAAAATTGTCTCCTTCCGCCTTAGCTCGAAATATGAAGAAACTGGAAGCAGCAATTGCACAGGGACAGTTATTAGAATTAGGACGTATTGCGGGGAGTGTTCGCTATCAGTCTGGAAAAGATAATTATTTTTTCGCTTATCCTTTGCAATTGGTTTTTCATAATATTGGTTGGTATTTAGGTTTAGAACGGTATGACGGAGAGAATCAAGGATTACTTCAATTTGAGCGCGTAGATCGGTTATTTCTAGGACACACCCCCTATCAAAAGCGTCCTCTTGCTGAACAATGGTCGGCTCTCAAACGACTCCGCAAACTCTATGAATGCAGTGGCGGAATTTATTTAGGGAAAGATGTTAAGCAACAACAATGCTATCTCAGCCGTGACACTTCCCAGCGAAAATTGGCTGAGGTGAGGGTTGAATTATGGTTTAATGATGCCATGTTTCGCTTTATTAGTGAGGGAACGAAACGATTTCCCCTCAAACAAATGAAAATGTCAAAATCGTTCAATGCTGACTTAAACCGAAGCAATAAAACATTATTTATTTTGAAGAAAAGCAATGATCCCCATTTCCCTCATCGTTATCAAGTGAAATTGCCTTGCTGGTGTGTTGATGATTATGATTTTCATCGCTGGATTTTAGGCTTTGGGGGACAAGTTAAGGTCATCACGCCAGACTCTCTGAAAACAATTATTCAACAAAAAGGAACAGCGATTGCCCAACTTTATAACCAAGAGTCAAATCACTAA
- a CDS encoding aldo/keto reductase: MNTPSTVSLGKNGPQVTALGVGTWSWGDRLFWDYGKEYDQTQVRDAFQASIDAGVTLFDTAEVYGLGESERLLGTFAQEKTTPCAIATKYFPLPWRIFPQAVEDALSESLQRLQVDSIPLYQVHTPFTFFMSQETLMDTLAQEVQRGRIQAVGVSNYSANQMREAQEQLAKHGVTLASNQVPYSLLNRKIERNGVWQTAQDLGVTIIAYSPLAQGLLTGKYTGQEQPSGARRLDPKFKSSGINEVSPVINSLRQLAEKYQKTPAQIALNWLITQGTIPIPGAKNADQARQNAGALGWQLNAEDAQALDRVSQPWQR, translated from the coding sequence ATGAATACACCTTCCACTGTATCTCTAGGAAAAAATGGTCCGCAAGTGACTGCTCTGGGAGTGGGAACTTGGTCTTGGGGAGATCGCTTGTTTTGGGATTACGGCAAAGAATACGACCAGACTCAAGTGCGAGATGCGTTTCAAGCCTCGATTGATGCAGGGGTGACTCTGTTTGATACGGCGGAAGTCTATGGCTTAGGAGAATCGGAACGTTTATTAGGGACATTTGCTCAAGAGAAGACAACGCCTTGCGCGATCGCCACCAAATATTTTCCTTTACCTTGGCGAATTTTTCCGCAAGCGGTAGAAGATGCTCTCAGTGAAAGCCTTCAACGCCTGCAAGTTGACAGTATCCCTCTCTATCAAGTGCATACTCCCTTTACCTTCTTCATGAGTCAAGAAACTCTGATGGACACTCTCGCCCAAGAAGTTCAACGAGGACGGATCCAAGCTGTTGGAGTCAGTAATTATTCCGCCAACCAAATGCGCGAAGCACAGGAACAACTCGCTAAACATGGTGTGACTCTCGCCAGTAATCAAGTGCCGTATTCTCTGCTGAATCGTAAAATTGAGAGGAATGGGGTTTGGCAAACGGCTCAAGACTTAGGGGTGACGATTATTGCTTACAGTCCCCTTGCTCAAGGGTTGCTCACTGGAAAATATACGGGTCAAGAACAACCCAGTGGTGCACGTCGCTTAGATCCTAAGTTTAAATCCTCTGGGATCAATGAAGTCTCTCCCGTGATTAACAGTTTGCGACAATTAGCGGAAAAATACCAAAAAACGCCCGCTCAGATTGCCTTAAACTGGCTCATCACCCAAGGGACAATTCCCATCCCAGGGGCGAAAAATGCGGATCAGGCGCGACAAAATGCAGGGGCTTTGGGTTGGCAACTCAATGCTGAAGATGCTCAGGCGTTAGACCGTGTAAGCCAACCTTGGCAACGGTAA
- the hemH gene encoding ferrochelatase — MGRVGVLLLNLGGPDELEDVRPFLYNLFSDPEIIRLPVSWLQKPLAWFISTARSRKSQENYKEIGGGSPLRRITEEQADALQAQLKAEGKEAKVYVGMRYWHPFTEEAVVRIKRDRLDKLVILPLYPQFSISTSGSSFRILERIWQEDPALQKLPYTVIPSWYDEPAYLQAMANLIAQELDKFSNPDQVHIFFSAHGVPLSYVEEAGDPYQYEIEECTRLIMKTLNRPNEHTLAYQSRVGPVEWLKPYTEEAIVELGEKGVKDLLVVPISFVSEHIETLQEIDIEYRELAEEAGVENFQRVPALNTDATFIQALTNCVDQALNSPNRGFAEVTPLKEDLKMYPQERWEWGMTTTAEVWNGRLAMLGFLALMIELISGAGPLHFVGLL, encoded by the coding sequence ATGGGTCGAGTCGGGGTTTTACTTCTAAACTTAGGTGGACCGGACGAACTAGAGGATGTTCGTCCCTTTTTATACAATCTATTTTCTGACCCAGAAATTATCCGTTTACCCGTGTCTTGGTTGCAGAAACCATTGGCTTGGTTCATTTCCACAGCGCGATCGCGCAAATCCCAAGAAAACTATAAAGAAATCGGGGGCGGATCGCCACTGCGTCGGATTACAGAAGAACAAGCAGATGCCCTACAAGCACAATTAAAAGCAGAAGGGAAAGAGGCGAAGGTGTATGTAGGAATGCGTTACTGGCATCCCTTCACCGAAGAAGCAGTTGTTCGGATCAAGCGCGATCGACTGGATAAACTGGTCATTTTGCCCCTCTATCCGCAATTTTCCATCAGTACCAGTGGTTCCAGCTTTCGGATTTTAGAACGAATCTGGCAAGAAGACCCTGCACTGCAAAAACTTCCCTATACCGTGATTCCGTCTTGGTACGACGAACCCGCCTATTTACAGGCAATGGCAAACTTGATTGCCCAAGAACTCGATAAATTTTCTAACCCAGACCAAGTGCATATTTTCTTCAGTGCTCATGGGGTTCCCCTCAGTTATGTGGAAGAAGCAGGAGATCCCTATCAATACGAGATTGAAGAATGCACCCGCTTAATCATGAAAACTTTAAACCGTCCCAATGAGCATACTCTTGCCTATCAGAGTCGAGTTGGACCAGTGGAATGGTTGAAACCTTATACAGAAGAAGCGATTGTGGAACTGGGCGAAAAAGGGGTGAAAGACTTGTTGGTCGTTCCCATTAGTTTCGTGTCTGAACACATTGAAACCTTGCAAGAAATTGATATTGAGTACCGCGAACTCGCCGAAGAAGCAGGGGTAGAAAACTTCCAACGGGTTCCCGCTTTAAATACTGATGCTACCTTTATCCAAGCCCTGACCAACTGTGTCGATCAGGCCTTGAACTCACCGAATCGAGGATTTGCCGAAGTCACGCCTTTAAAGGAAGACCTCAAAATGTATCCTCAAGAACGCTGGGAGTGGGGAATGACAACCACTGCAGAAGTTTGGAATGGTCGTTTAGCGATGTTAGGATTTCTTGCGCTAATGATTGAATTAATTAGTGGGGCTGGTCCATTGCACTTTGTTGGACTACTTTGA
- a CDS encoding heavy-metal-associated domain-containing protein, translating into MIQLNVPSIKCDGCAEAITNEIKSHDPNAKIDVDVENKIVKVETTVQETAVREMINSAGHTVS; encoded by the coding sequence ATGATCCAGCTTAATGTTCCCAGCATCAAATGTGACGGCTGCGCTGAAGCCATTACCAATGAAATTAAAAGCCATGACCCCAATGCCAAGATTGATGTCGATGTCGAAAATAAAATTGTTAAGGTAGAAACCACCGTTCAAGAAACTGCAGTCAGAGAGATGATTAACTCCGCGGGACATACCGTCAGTTAG
- a CDS encoding gamma-glutamylcyclotransferase — protein MEQSPSQPESFYYFAYGSCMCPVDLKRTLQEKAYPYVVGPATLPHYRLGFYHRSPRRQCGVLDVVPDPSASVMGVLYHLPWRFSEALDLREEVPTQGYRREEVSVQVQGKWYHGVRTYTVVNKLPREIPPNEWYFHVVLRGATTCGLPEDYRWQLFHQMHNLQQADQSCDKIS, from the coding sequence ATGGAGCAGTCGCCCTCTCAGCCCGAATCCTTCTACTATTTTGCCTATGGCTCTTGTATGTGTCCCGTTGATCTCAAGCGGACTTTACAGGAAAAGGCTTATCCTTACGTTGTTGGTCCGGCTACTCTCCCTCATTATCGTCTGGGGTTCTATCATCGCTCTCCCCGTCGCCAATGTGGGGTTTTAGATGTTGTTCCCGACCCCAGTGCATCCGTCATGGGAGTCCTTTACCACCTCCCGTGGCGGTTTAGCGAAGCCCTTGATCTTCGCGAAGAAGTCCCCACTCAAGGTTATCGGCGCGAAGAAGTGAGTGTTCAAGTGCAGGGGAAATGGTATCACGGGGTTCGGACTTATACAGTTGTCAATAAATTACCCCGAGAAATTCCGCCTAATGAATGGTATTTCCATGTTGTCCTTCGTGGGGCGACCACTTGCGGGCTTCCCGAAGACTATCGTTGGCAACTCTTTCACCAGATGCACAATCTTCAGCAAGCTGATCAATCCTGCGATAAAATCAGCTAG